In a single window of the Sporichthya brevicatena genome:
- the mftD gene encoding pre-mycofactocin synthase MftD (MftD, an enzyme found in the mycofactocin biosynthesis locus, performs an oxidative deamination of 3-amino-5-[(p-hydroxyphenyl)methyl]-4,4-dimethyl-2-pyrrolidinone (AHDP). The resulting compound, now called pre-mycofactocin (PMFT), is a biologically active redox cofactor that can oxidize the non-exchangeable NADH of TIGR03971 family SDR-type oxidoreductases.), with the protein MNTWFETVAQAQRRAKRRLPRSVYKALIAGSERGLTLEDNLKAFGELGFAPHVAGASAKREQGVRVLGQDISMPVLISPTGVQAVHPDGEVAVARAAAARGIAMGLSSFASKPIEDVVATGVPTFFQLYWSGSREAMIARLDRARANGAKGIILTLDWSFSHQRDWGSPSIPQSIDVKTAVKFAPEVAIRPQWLLAFAKTGKLPDLGVPNVRPRTEPSPGFFEAYGEWMMTPPPSWEDVAWLRSQWDGPFLLKGVCRVDDAKRAVDAGVSAISVSNHGGNNLDGTPAAIRALPAVADAVGSQIEVLFDGGIRRGSDVVKAVALGARAVMIGRAYLWGLAANGQAGVENVLDILRAGIDSTMLATGKSEVSEFSRSDILIPDGFTRALGAD; encoded by the coding sequence GTGAATACATGGTTCGAGACGGTCGCGCAGGCGCAGCGGCGGGCCAAGCGGCGGCTGCCGCGGTCGGTGTACAAGGCACTGATCGCCGGGTCGGAGCGTGGTCTGACGCTGGAGGACAACCTCAAGGCGTTCGGTGAGCTCGGGTTCGCCCCGCACGTGGCCGGTGCGTCGGCCAAGCGTGAGCAGGGCGTGCGGGTGCTGGGCCAGGACATCTCGATGCCGGTGCTGATCTCCCCGACGGGTGTGCAGGCCGTGCACCCCGACGGTGAGGTGGCGGTGGCCCGGGCCGCGGCGGCGCGGGGGATCGCGATGGGGTTGTCCTCGTTCGCGTCCAAGCCGATCGAGGACGTCGTGGCGACCGGGGTGCCGACGTTCTTCCAGCTGTACTGGTCCGGGTCGCGGGAGGCGATGATCGCGCGGCTGGACCGCGCGCGTGCGAACGGGGCGAAGGGAATCATCCTGACGCTGGACTGGTCGTTCTCCCACCAGCGCGACTGGGGTTCGCCCTCGATCCCGCAGTCGATCGATGTCAAGACCGCGGTGAAGTTCGCTCCCGAGGTGGCGATCCGGCCGCAGTGGCTGCTGGCCTTCGCCAAGACCGGCAAGCTGCCGGACCTGGGCGTGCCGAACGTGCGCCCGCGCACGGAGCCCTCGCCGGGGTTCTTCGAGGCGTACGGCGAGTGGATGATGACCCCGCCCCCGTCGTGGGAGGACGTGGCCTGGCTGCGTTCGCAGTGGGACGGGCCGTTCCTGCTCAAGGGCGTGTGCCGGGTCGATGACGCCAAGCGCGCGGTCGATGCGGGGGTCTCGGCGATCTCGGTGTCCAACCACGGTGGGAACAATCTGGATGGCACCCCCGCGGCGATCCGGGCGCTGCCGGCGGTCGCGGACGCGGTCGGTTCCCAGATCGAGGTTCTCTTCGACGGCGGTATCCGCCGTGGTTCGGACGTGGTCAAGGCCGTTGCCCTCGGCGCCCGTGCGGTGATGATCGGCCGCGCCTACCTGTGGGGCCTGGCGGCCAACGGCCAGGCCGGGGTCGAGAACGTCCTGGACATCCTGCGTGCGGGTATCGACTCCACCATGCTCGCCACCGGCAAGTCCGAGGTCAGCGAGTTCTCCCGTTCCGACATCCTCATCCCCGACGGGTTCACCCGCGCCCTCGGCGCGGACTGA
- a CDS encoding thiolase family protein, producing MTDKPHAIITGIGQSAIGRRLPQTAYQLTIDAILAAIDDAGLSVRDIDGLVTYPGNAVPLNPGFNGPDLYEIQDGLGLSLNWHLGVCQGPAQFMSVAAAAGAVSLGLCRHAVVFRTTTEASAQSGGRRGGLGSPGFEMEGVLSWLLASGAVSAANWTAFYTQHHMRAYGTTKEQLGAVAVAQRAAAMLNPHAIMREPMSMHDYLSSRMISTPLSLLDCDIPVDGSLAIVVSHPDTAPDARHYATIEALGTAMRHRPYWEHWPDLTEMATHDAADHMWSQTDLRPSDVDVVQIYDAFSPFVLFWLEALGFCKPGESGPFVEGGHRIGLNGELPINTWGGQLSGGRLHGWGFLAEALHQLWGQAGLRQLDKAEVAVAGVGGGASASSMLLTAGR from the coding sequence ATGACGGACAAGCCCCACGCGATCATCACGGGAATCGGACAGTCAGCCATCGGGCGGCGCCTACCGCAGACCGCGTACCAACTGACGATCGACGCGATCCTCGCGGCGATCGATGACGCCGGCCTCTCGGTCCGGGACATCGACGGCCTCGTCACGTACCCCGGCAACGCCGTGCCACTGAATCCGGGCTTCAACGGACCTGACCTCTACGAGATCCAGGACGGGCTCGGGCTGTCCCTCAACTGGCACCTCGGCGTGTGTCAGGGGCCGGCTCAATTCATGTCCGTCGCGGCGGCGGCGGGAGCGGTCAGCCTGGGACTCTGTCGCCATGCGGTGGTCTTTCGCACGACCACGGAGGCGAGCGCGCAGAGCGGCGGCCGTCGTGGGGGGCTCGGGTCTCCTGGGTTCGAGATGGAAGGGGTCCTGTCCTGGTTGCTTGCATCGGGAGCAGTGTCCGCCGCCAACTGGACCGCCTTCTACACCCAGCACCACATGCGGGCATACGGCACCACCAAAGAACAGCTCGGTGCGGTGGCCGTGGCGCAGCGTGCCGCGGCGATGCTGAACCCGCACGCCATCATGCGTGAACCGATGTCGATGCACGACTACCTGTCGAGTCGGATGATTTCGACCCCGTTGTCGCTGCTGGACTGCGACATCCCGGTGGACGGATCGCTCGCGATCGTGGTCTCGCACCCCGACACGGCTCCCGATGCGCGGCACTACGCGACCATCGAGGCCTTGGGTACGGCCATGCGTCATCGGCCGTACTGGGAGCACTGGCCCGATCTCACGGAGATGGCGACCCACGACGCCGCCGACCACATGTGGAGCCAGACCGATCTACGGCCGTCGGACGTCGACGTCGTGCAGATCTACGACGCGTTCAGCCCGTTCGTGCTCTTCTGGCTCGAAGCCTTGGGGTTCTGCAAGCCCGGCGAGAGCGGCCCATTCGTCGAAGGTGGACATCGCATCGGCTTGAACGGCGAGCTCCCGATCAACACCTGGGGTGGACAGCTCTCCGGGGGACGACTGCACGGCTGGGGCTTCCTGGCCGAGGCGTTGCACCAGCTCTGGGGTCAGGCCGGGCTGCGCCAGCTCGACAAGGCCGAGGTCGCCGTCGCGGGAGTCGGTGGAGGCGCGTCCGCGAGTTCAATGCTGTTGACCGCAGGGAGGTAA